A genomic window from Prunus persica cultivar Lovell chromosome G2, Prunus_persica_NCBIv2, whole genome shotgun sequence includes:
- the LOC109947005 gene encoding putative disease resistance RPP13-like protein 1, whose amino-acid sequence MALIGEALISATIQTLCDKIASPEFTDLFRQKKLDEQLLNKLKTTLLTLSVVLNDAEEKQIEEPLVRDWLDNLRHNVLAAEDLLDEIDTEALRCKLEEGEGQTHNLTKKVRDFYQRMNVEMKDLLERLEQFVQEKSALGLREGAGRKVSQRTTTSLVHEPCVYGRDEVKENLLQILLSDDASKDDVSVLTIVGMGGVGKTTLARLLYNDDKVKEHFPLQAWVCVSEDYDSNRITKTLLESVTSKSSDKTDLNLLQVELREKLQGKKFLFVLDDLWNEKYGDWKRLQTPFTSGARGSKVIVTTRSQHVVSVLQSVHVHHLEPLSHEDCWFLLAKHAFGNENCSDPNLEEIGKKIAHKFNGLPLAAETLGGLLRCNIDSEEWNTILNSSIWELPYDKCDILPALGLSYHYLSSQLKRCFVYCSIFPKDYEFKKEDIVQFWIAEGLIPKAENGKSIEAVARKYFDELLARSLFQKSSKSGFTMHDLINDLAMFMCKAFCLRLEGGESHDVEKVRHFSYAIERFDAAPKFKPLHGAKFMRTFLQDLLPSLRCLRVLSLSRYQNVTVLPDSIANLIHLRYLDLSHTAIVSLSLNCLQTLEN is encoded by the coding sequence atGGCTTTGATCGGAGAGGCCCTCATCTCTGCTACCATCCAGACGTTGTGTGACAAAATTGCTTCGCCTGAGTTCACCGACTTATTTCGGCAGAAAAAGCTCGATGAACAACTCCTCAACAAGCTGAAGACGACGCTGTTGACCTTGTCCGTAGTGCTTAATGATGCAGAGGAGAAGCAAATTGAGGAACCTTTAGTGAGAGACTGGCTTGACAATCTCAGACATAATGTCTTGGCTGCGGAGGACTTACTGGATGAAATCGACACTGAAGCTTTGCGATGCAAACTGGAAGAAGGTGAAGGTCAAACCCACAATTTAACCAAGAAGGTACGTGATTTTTATCAACGCATGAATGTTGAGATGAAAGATTTATTAGAAAGATTAGAACAATTTGTACAAGAGAAAAGTGCTCTTGGTTTGAGAGAAGGTGCTGGGAGGAAGGTTTCACAAAGAACAACAACTTCCTTGGTTCATGAACCTTGTGTCTATGGTAGAGATGAAGTCAAGGAAAATCTGTTGCAAATTTTGTTATCTGATGATGCAAGCAAGGATGATGTGTCTGTCCTCACCATTGTTGGAATGGGCGGGGTAGGCAAGACAACCCTTGCCCGACTGCTTTACAATGACGATAAGGTGAAAGAACATTTTCCACTTCAAGCTTGGGTTTGTGTTTCGGAAGACTATGATTCTAATAGGATAACTAAAACTCTTCTAGAGTCAGTCACTTCAAAGTCTTCTGATAAGACAGATCTAAATTTGCTTCAAGTTGAATTAAGAGAAAAACTCCAGGGAAAGAAATTCTTATTTGTGTTGGATGACCTATGGAATGAGAAATATGGTGATTGGAAACGCCTCCAAACTCCTTTTACTTCTGGGGCAAGGGGAAGTAAAGTCATTGTAACAACACGGAGCCAACATGTAGTATCTGTCCTGCAAAGTGTTCATGTTCATCACTTGGAACCCTTGTCGCACGAAGATTGCTGGTTCTTACTTGCAAAACATGCATTTGGAAATGAAAATTGCAGTGATCCAAACTTGGAAGAAATTGGCAAGAAAATTGCACACAAGTTCAATGGGTTGCCTTTAGCTGCAGAAACACTTGGGGGTTTGTTACGTTGCAATATAGATTCAGAGGAATGGAATACAATACTAAATAGCAGTATTTGGGAGCTACCCTATGATAAATGTGACATTCTTCCGGCTCTTGGGTTGAGTTACCATTATCTCTCCTCCCAGTTAAAACGatgctttgtttattgttcaatttttccaAAGGATTATGAGTTTAAAAAGGAAGATATAGTTCAATTTTGGATCGCAGAAGGTTTAATTCCAAAAGCTGAGAATGGAAAGAGCATAGAAGCGGTAGCTAGAAAATACTTTGATGAGCTGTTGGCACGATCGCTATTTCAAAAGTCAAGCAAATCCGGTTTCACAATGCATGATCTCATTAATGACTTGGCCATGTTCATGTGTAAGGCATTTTGCCTTAGGCTAGAAGGGGGGGAATCACATGACGTAGAAAAAGTTCGGCATTTTTCATATGCTATAGAAAGATTTGATGCAGCTCCAAAATTTAAGCCATTACATGGGGCTAAGTTTATGCGGACCTTTCTACAAGATTTGTTGCCATCACTAAGATGTTTACGGGTGTTATCATTGTCACGTTATCAAAATGTTACTGTGTTACCTGATTCTATTGCAAACCTCATTCACTTGCGCTACTTGGATCTTTCCCATACCGCTattgtttctctctccttgAATTGCCTACAGACATTAGAAAATTGA
- the LOC18787404 gene encoding putative disease resistance protein At3g14460 isoform X2, with the protein MKELTNLHHLDVSGTKIEEMPVQMGRLKSLRTLTAFVVGKSTGSGIRELREFPQLQGKLSILKLQNVVDARDALHANMKHKKDLKELEFSWGTEDADDSQKEKDVLDKLQPCMNLEKLTIGFYGGTNFPNWLGDSSFSNIRVMHLSDCSYCWLLPPVGRLPALKELCIERMKSLRTIGVEFYDRDGAYLTQPFRSLEKLEFREMPEWEEWVPSGSASGGEYGPDFPRLQELILNECPKLRGSLPCELPCLKKLTVYGCEVLHDGRAATATTNSLNYKSLEELDIHGGCQTLLSLLETKLLSRLDRQCLPNCNRLQSLTLSNCPTLSSFPKDGLPSTLTSLDINNCRKLEFLPHEMLAKLTSLDYLCVQNSCDSMRSFPLGIFPKLTTLQIRGCENLESFSLIEEEGAVENLSHLNDLQVSKCPKMVCFHEGELPTPNLSHFVVSDCENLKSLPERLHTLTALRYLSIWNLPNLESFAEDGGLPPNLRSFSIWNCKRLRASSVGEYWGLQALDSLEIDGSDHVLETLLFPATLHTLRISDLSTLKSLDGKGLGHLTSLQKLEIDSCPSLELLPGEELQHLTSLQTLIISSCGSLQCLPEEDLPSSLSHLRIRRDKIGQRYLTFLASR; encoded by the exons ATGAAGGAGTTGACTAATTTGCATCATCTTGATGTCAGTGGAACTAAAATTGAAGAGATGCCGGTGCAAATGGGTAGATTGAAAAGTTTGAGAACATTGACTGCATTTGTTGTGGGCAAATCTACTGGGTCAGGCATAAGAGAACTGAGGGAGTTCCCGCAACTTCAAGGAAAACTATCAATTTTGAAGCTACAAAATGTAGTTGATGCGAGGGATGCACTGCACGCCAATATGAAGCACAAGAAAGATCTCAAGGAGTTAGAGTTTTCATGGGGTACGGAGGATGCTGATGATTCCCAAAAGGAGAAAGATGTACTCGACAAGCTCCAGCCTTGCATGAATTTGGAGAAATTAACCATCGGATTTTATGGTGGAACCAATTTTCCGAATTGGTTAGGAGACTCGTCTTTTTCTAACATACGAGTCATGCATCTCAGTGACTGTAGTTATTGTTGGTTGCTCCCACCAGTTGGACGGCTACCGGCACTCAAAGAGCTCTGTATAGAAAGAATGAAGTCTTTGAGGACGATTGGCGTTGAATTCTATGACAGAGATGGAGCTTATCTGACTCAGCCATTTCGATCTCTGGAGAAGCTAGAGTTTAGGGAGATGCCGGAGTGGGAGGAATGGGTACCAAGTGGAAGTGCAAGTGGAGGTGAATATGGTCCAGACTTTCCTCGTCTCCAGGAGCTGATTCTAAACGAGTGTCCGAAGCTAAGAGGAAGTTTGCCTTGTGAGTTGCCTTGCTTGAAGAAGCTTACGGTGTATGGGTGTGAGGTTTTACATGATGGAAGGGCGGCTACCGCAACTACCAATAGTCTTAACTATAAATCTCTGGAAGAATTGGATATACATGGTGGATGCCAAACTCTGTTATCATTATTAGAGACAAAGCTCCTGTCCCGACTTGACAGACAGTGCTTGCCCAACTGCAATCGTCTTCAAAGTTTGACTCTTTCGAATTGTCCAACGCTGTCGTCGTTTCCTAAAGATGGCCTACCCAGTACGTTGACATCACTTGATATAAACAATTGTAGGAAATTAGAATTCCTACCTCATGAGATGTTGGCCAAATTAACATCGCTTGACTATTTGTGCGTACAAAATAGCTGTGATTCAATGAGGTCCTTCCCGTTGGGCATTTTTCCCAAATTGACGACGCTTCAAATTCGTGGTTGTGAGAATCTGGAATCTTTTTCcttgattgaagaagaaggagctGTTGAGAATCTTAGCCATCTCAATGACTTGCAAGTCTCTAAATGTCCAAAAATGGTGTGTTTTCACGAGGGAGAATTGCCCACTCCCAACCTGAGTCACTTTGTAGTCAGTGATTGCGAGAATTTGAAGTCATTGCCCGAACGCCTTCACACCCTCACAGCCCTTCGATATTTGTCGATATGGAATCTTCCGAATCTGGAGTCATTTGCAGAAGATGGGGGTTTGCCTCCCAACCTCCGATCTTTTAGCATTTGGAATTGTAAGAGACTGAGGGCTTCATCAGTGGGAGAGTACTGGGGTTTGCAAGCACTTGACTCCCTTGAGATCGATGGAAGTGACCATGTCTTGGAGACGTTGCTGTTCCCTGCCACTCTTCACACTCTCCGCATCTCTGATCTATCAACTCTGAAATCTTTGGACGGAAAGGGTCTTGGACACCTCACTTCTCTTCAAAAGCTAGAAATTGACAGCTGTCCAAGTCTGGAATTACTGCCAGGAGAGGAACTTCAACACCTCACTTCTCTTCAAACTCTAATTATTAGTTCGTGTGGCAGTCTCCAATGCCTGCCAGAAGAGGATTTGCCGTCATCTCTTTCTCATCT AAGAATAAGACGGGACAAGATTGGGCAAAGATATCTCACATTCCTTGCATCAAGATAG
- the LOC18787404 gene encoding putative disease resistance protein At3g14460 isoform X1, giving the protein MKELTNLHHLDVSGTKIEEMPVQMGRLKSLRTLTAFVVGKSTGSGIRELREFPQLQGKLSILKLQNVVDARDALHANMKHKKDLKELEFSWGTEDADDSQKEKDVLDKLQPCMNLEKLTIGFYGGTNFPNWLGDSSFSNIRVMHLSDCSYCWLLPPVGRLPALKELCIERMKSLRTIGVEFYDRDGAYLTQPFRSLEKLEFREMPEWEEWVPSGSASGGEYGPDFPRLQELILNECPKLRGSLPCELPCLKKLTVYGCEVLHDGRAATATTNSLNYKSLEELDIHGGCQTLLSLLETKLLSRLDRQCLPNCNRLQSLTLSNCPTLSSFPKDGLPSTLTSLDINNCRKLEFLPHEMLAKLTSLDYLCVQNSCDSMRSFPLGIFPKLTTLQIRGCENLESFSLIEEEGAVENLSHLNDLQVSKCPKMVCFHEGELPTPNLSHFVVSDCENLKSLPERLHTLTALRYLSIWNLPNLESFAEDGGLPPNLRSFSIWNCKRLRASSVGEYWGLQALDSLEIDGSDHVLETLLFPATLHTLRISDLSTLKSLDGKGLGHLTSLQKLEIDSCPSLELLPGEELQHLTSLQTLIISSCGSLQCLPEEDLPSSLSHLSIWRCPPLEKRYKNKTGQDWAKISHIPCIKIGYELII; this is encoded by the coding sequence ATGAAGGAGTTGACTAATTTGCATCATCTTGATGTCAGTGGAACTAAAATTGAAGAGATGCCGGTGCAAATGGGTAGATTGAAAAGTTTGAGAACATTGACTGCATTTGTTGTGGGCAAATCTACTGGGTCAGGCATAAGAGAACTGAGGGAGTTCCCGCAACTTCAAGGAAAACTATCAATTTTGAAGCTACAAAATGTAGTTGATGCGAGGGATGCACTGCACGCCAATATGAAGCACAAGAAAGATCTCAAGGAGTTAGAGTTTTCATGGGGTACGGAGGATGCTGATGATTCCCAAAAGGAGAAAGATGTACTCGACAAGCTCCAGCCTTGCATGAATTTGGAGAAATTAACCATCGGATTTTATGGTGGAACCAATTTTCCGAATTGGTTAGGAGACTCGTCTTTTTCTAACATACGAGTCATGCATCTCAGTGACTGTAGTTATTGTTGGTTGCTCCCACCAGTTGGACGGCTACCGGCACTCAAAGAGCTCTGTATAGAAAGAATGAAGTCTTTGAGGACGATTGGCGTTGAATTCTATGACAGAGATGGAGCTTATCTGACTCAGCCATTTCGATCTCTGGAGAAGCTAGAGTTTAGGGAGATGCCGGAGTGGGAGGAATGGGTACCAAGTGGAAGTGCAAGTGGAGGTGAATATGGTCCAGACTTTCCTCGTCTCCAGGAGCTGATTCTAAACGAGTGTCCGAAGCTAAGAGGAAGTTTGCCTTGTGAGTTGCCTTGCTTGAAGAAGCTTACGGTGTATGGGTGTGAGGTTTTACATGATGGAAGGGCGGCTACCGCAACTACCAATAGTCTTAACTATAAATCTCTGGAAGAATTGGATATACATGGTGGATGCCAAACTCTGTTATCATTATTAGAGACAAAGCTCCTGTCCCGACTTGACAGACAGTGCTTGCCCAACTGCAATCGTCTTCAAAGTTTGACTCTTTCGAATTGTCCAACGCTGTCGTCGTTTCCTAAAGATGGCCTACCCAGTACGTTGACATCACTTGATATAAACAATTGTAGGAAATTAGAATTCCTACCTCATGAGATGTTGGCCAAATTAACATCGCTTGACTATTTGTGCGTACAAAATAGCTGTGATTCAATGAGGTCCTTCCCGTTGGGCATTTTTCCCAAATTGACGACGCTTCAAATTCGTGGTTGTGAGAATCTGGAATCTTTTTCcttgattgaagaagaaggagctGTTGAGAATCTTAGCCATCTCAATGACTTGCAAGTCTCTAAATGTCCAAAAATGGTGTGTTTTCACGAGGGAGAATTGCCCACTCCCAACCTGAGTCACTTTGTAGTCAGTGATTGCGAGAATTTGAAGTCATTGCCCGAACGCCTTCACACCCTCACAGCCCTTCGATATTTGTCGATATGGAATCTTCCGAATCTGGAGTCATTTGCAGAAGATGGGGGTTTGCCTCCCAACCTCCGATCTTTTAGCATTTGGAATTGTAAGAGACTGAGGGCTTCATCAGTGGGAGAGTACTGGGGTTTGCAAGCACTTGACTCCCTTGAGATCGATGGAAGTGACCATGTCTTGGAGACGTTGCTGTTCCCTGCCACTCTTCACACTCTCCGCATCTCTGATCTATCAACTCTGAAATCTTTGGACGGAAAGGGTCTTGGACACCTCACTTCTCTTCAAAAGCTAGAAATTGACAGCTGTCCAAGTCTGGAATTACTGCCAGGAGAGGAACTTCAACACCTCACTTCTCTTCAAACTCTAATTATTAGTTCGTGTGGCAGTCTCCAATGCCTGCCAGAAGAGGATTTGCCGTCATCTCTTTCTCATCTGAGTATCTGGCGGTGTCCTCCCCTGGAGAAAAGGTATAAGAATAAGACGGGACAAGATTGGGCAAAGATATCTCACATTCCTTGCATCAAGATAGGATACGAACTGATCATATAA